From Chryseobacterium camelliae:
CTGAAGGATTATCTGTACATCCCTCTGGGAGGAAACCGGAAATTTTCTGTAGCTTCGTTTATTTTCGTCCTGGCATTTCTGTCCGGCACGTATTTCATGTCCGTAAATCTTTTCAAGCTTGCCCCTCTTTATGCCGGCCTCATTACATTGCTGATGCTCATCATATTTATCCTTCCGGCGATCATCACAAAGAATACCAAAGGTATCGCAGCCAACTTCAATCTGCTGACGACCATGCTACTGGGTGGATTCTGGCACGGTGCCAGCTGGAATTTCATTATCTGGGGAGCCATTCACGGCGTTGGCCTGGGGCTGCATAAGATATGGATGCTGATCACCGGAAAAGCATTTTCCGGGTTCAATAACCATATTGTTTACCGGATTTTTATGGGGATTGTTACCTTCCACTTTGTCTGCTTCGGATGGATCTTTTTCAGGGCGGAGGACTTTGATATGGCAGTTTCCATGCTAAAACAGATCTTCTTTAACTTTGATGTACAAGCATTTGCACCATTCTATGAAAATTATAAAGGTGTTTTGGGAATGATTGTCCTGGCAATGGCTATCCATCTTATCCCGGAAGGTACCGTGGACAAACTGATCGCCAGAAGGGAAAGATTCCCGATGATCATGTATATCATCATTTTCTTTGCCTTCCTTCTGCTGTACGGATACTTCAAGTCTGCTGAACAGGTGCTGCCAATCTATCTGCAATTCTAGTTCCTGCCCCCGGTAAACAGTTTGGAAAAGGCTTTCCAGATCAGTTCAGCCTGGTTTTCATAGCCGGGCTTTACGTAATGTACGCCATCTCCGCTTGCCTGCTTTTTCAGTTGTGCCTTCCTGAAAGATCCTTTTCCTCCACTCGCGGTGTACAGATTAAAGAAGGCGGCCTTGTTCGCTGCTGCAGATTCCCTAAGCCAGCTAATGATTTCAGGAACACGGTTCTGCTTCGGCATATTGTCCGGAGGGGAAATGAGCAGTACCGGAAGGCCGGGTGCTGCTTCCCTGAATTTTTGAATCAATGTGGCAATATTATTCTGGAATTCCTCTTTTTCAATGGGTGCAAAAGCTTCATTTGTTCCCAGGGCAATGATAAGGATATCGGGAGCAATTGTCTTCAGCTGCTGCACCTGTAAAGGATATTTAAGGAAATCGCCATAAGTGGCTCCATTAACGCCTACTGTATTGAAAACGACTCCTCTATCTGTGTTTTTTAAAAACTGGAATCCGTAAAATATACCTCCGGGAAGATTAGTGCGCATCAGAAAGACATTCTGGGGCTGTGCAAAATCCACTTCGGTTTTGAACCCGGTGAATTTCTGTTTACGGATGAGCGTGATGTAATGCTCAAAATCCGGATTGTAATCGAAATAATTTCTTTCTACTTTATATACGTTCCCTGCTACCGGATTCAGGATTTTGTCTCCATTAAGCTGCCTGAACCTGGTCGTTGTATTATTGTACTTAGAAACCATTTCATGGAATGTTTCCCCTTCTGCAGCCGTATGGCTCAGCTGCTCCGTTTTCTTGATGATGAAATTCTTCAGCGGTTGCTGCTCAGTATAGACACTGAATTCCTGCCCATCCATATTTTTATCGTGATAAATAAAAAGCCTGTCAAAACGGTCCTCAGGATTTTTGAAGGTGATCTCCAGAAAAGGATTTTCTTTGCTGCCAATAACAAAACCGCTTGCTCCCATTTCAGGAAATAGCTTTTGCTCATGCACCAGACGGAATGTTTCCCATGCTTGGTTGCTTGCAGACTCAAAATCTTCGGCACCGTTCGTATTTGCCACATTATACGGAAAAACAAGGCCCCGGCCCGCATTGCCATAACGATCCTGGAATTTCTTTCTTAAATAGGAAGTGAGCCAATCGGCCTGGATATGCGAATCTCCCATAAACAGAATGGTGGAAACGGTATTTTGTTTCAGTTTTTCCGTAAAGGGTTTCAGAACATCACTATTTTCAATTTCCTGCGCATGGCCGTTGATTAAGAACAATACAAAAAGAAAGCTGATGCTTTTTCGGGTAATTTTCATACCGTGAATTTATACATTTTTCTGCAAAACCTACATCAGGAAACAAAATAAGTAAGTCTGAATTTTAAATCTTAACTTTGCAAAAATTTTCCTGTTGAAAGATCTGCTCCTGATTACTCCCCCTTTTACCCAGCTGAATACTCCCTATCCGGCTACTGCTTATATCAAAGGTTTCCTGAATACAAAAGGTGTTTCATGTTATCAGGCTGATCTCGGAATTGAAGTAATCCTGTCCTTGTTTTCAAAAAACGGGCTTGCAGATATTTTTGATGTTCCCATTGCTCTCCACGAAGTCTCAGACAATTCACAGAGAATTTTCACCTTAAAAGATGAATATCTAAAGACCATCGATCAGGTCATCTTATTTCTTCAGGGAAAAAACCCAACCCTGGCACGTCAGGTCTGCAGTATGAACTTTCTTCCGGAAGCATCCCGTTTCAACCAGCTGGATGATATGGAATTTGCTTTCGGGAACATGGGATTGCAGGATAAGGCCAAACACCTGGCAACGTTGTACTTGGAGGACATTTCAGATTATATTGTTGAAAATATAGATGCTGATTTCGGGTTCAGCAGATATGCGGAACGACTGGGTAAAAGTGCTTATTCTTTTGATGAATTATATGCAAAACTCAACGGAAATACCACTTTTATTGATGAGATCACGCTGCAAATCCTTAAAGATAAGATGGATACGGTACAACCAAAGCTGGTTTGTTTTTCTGTTCCTTTCCCCGGAAATCTTTATTCCGCATTCAGATGTGCACAGTGGATCAAAGAATATTTTCCTCATGTAAAAACTGCCATGGGAGGCGGGTTTCCGAATACGGAGCTTAGGGAAATCAAAGATACCAGGGTTTTCGGGTTTTTCGATTTCATAACCCTTGATGATGGTGAACTTCCTCTTGAACTTTTGCATCAAAGCCTTCAGGGACAGGAAAATCCGGAATTCAAAAGAACTTTCCTGATAGAAAATGGTCAGGTAACTTATAAAAATAATTCTCCAAGGCATGATTACCGTCAGGCCGACATCGGTACTCCCGATTATTCGGATTTATTGCTGGACCGGTATGTGTCCGTAATTGAGATTGCCAATCCTATGCACAGCCTTTGGAGCGACGGGCGATGGAATAAATTAACCATGGCTCATGGATGCTATTGGGGAAAATGCACGTTCTGCGACATATCCCTGGATTACATCAAGATCTATGAACCAATTTCGGCAAAGATCCTTGTAGACCGGATGGAAGAGTTGATCCTGACGACCGGGGAAACAGGATTCCATTTTGTTGATGAAGCCGCACCACCCGCACTGATGCGTGAAGTAGCCCTTGAAATCCTGAGAAGGAACCTTGTAGTTACCTGGTGGACGAACATCCGTTTTGAAAAAAGCTTTACCCGCGATCTCTGTTTTCTTTTGAAGATATCCGGATGCGTTGCCGTTTCCGGCGGACTGGAAGTAGCCGGTGACCGCCTGTTGAAATTAATCGATAAAGGGGTTTCCGTAGCCCAGGTGGCCGATGTAACACGGAATTTTACCGAGGCCGGAATTATGGTCCATGCGTATCTCATGTATGGCTACCCTACCCAAACGGTCCAGGAAACGGTTGATTCCCTAGAGATGGTACGACAGCTTTTTGAAATGGGTATTGTACAGAGTGGCTTTTGGCATCAGTTTGCGATGACTGCCCATTCCCCTGTCGGACTGAACCCGGAAGCCTTCGGTGTCATTCCGGTTCGGCAGGATATTCAGTTCGCACACAATGATGTGGATTTTAAAGACCGGACAGGTATTGACCACAACCGTTTCAGCTTCGGACTGAAAAAATCCCTGTTCAATTATATGCATGGAATTAATTTTGAATTGCCGCTTCAGGACTGGTTTGATTTTAAAATTCCGCCTACCACCATACATCCGGATTACATCCATGACTGTTTACTGGAAAATGATGATTTCAAATTCAGACCTAACTCAAAAATCATCTTTTTAGCCAAAAACGTAATCGCTGAGAATCGCGTAAAAATAAAAAAGAAATACTCTGGTGCGTATACACTGCTTACATTCCACTTAAAAACCAATATTGTGAAGGCGGAAATGGAACAGGACCATGCGGAATGGCTGATGGGAATTCTAAAAGAGCATACGGTAGAAAATCCTAAAAAGCTTATGCTTCAGCAACTTAAAACTTATTTTGAAGAACAGTTTGAAAATTTCGAGCTGTTCTGGTTCTCAAAACCGATGCAGCAATTAAAGGAAAACGGAGTGATTCTGTGTCTGTAAGTTTTGACAAAATTTTACCTGAATTTTCTTTTTTGGGATATTTTTCCCGGAATCCTGCAAAATTGCATCCCTTTTTGACTTGTATCCGGGAGCAAATATCGGATCAATAAAAATTCCCGGCTCTTCCGGGAATTCGTATGATCAATTTTAGTCCTTATTATTTCTGAACACCGTCTTTGGTCACTTCTCCTACAATCACTTTTTCCTGAACTTTAATAAAGTTCGGATCCATGATGGCCAAACGTTCCGCGATGGCTTTATAGGTTGGGAATTTGAGGATTGACGGCCTTCCGGATATTTCGCGGTATAAGGTAAAGGTTTTACCTCCGGCTGTCTTAATCTGTTTGGTAGTCGTGATGTATTTGCCGATGTATTTGCTTTTGGCATCGTATATCTCAAGGTCAACAAATGTTTTTTCAGAAATGGTATCATCCGATCCGAAACTAACCGGCAGATTAGTGAAGTATCCTACCGGCACACCATTGCTCAGGATTTCACCGACGTTATTGACTTCAATTTTAAGCTTATCAATTTTACTCCTTACGGTATAGGCATCTTTTGTTTTTGTATCCAGCTTTCTTTTGGGCGGATTTTTAAACAGCTCATCGAGGTTTTTGATGTTGATCCCCCGGTTATCGATGATCTTAAATCCTTTTACGGAAGTATATACTGCTGATTTTTCCTCACCTGAAAATGCAGACGGCGAGATATAGTCAAGCTCCAGTGTCTTATCATTATTGTATACCCTGGTTAATTTAATATAACTGTCACGGACAGAGTCCACAACGCTTTTATCCACAAACTCCATAGTATATGTAGGTGTTTCCTTAAGATCCATAAAGGTATATTCATTGGACCTGTGGGCAATTTTAGCTACCGGAACGCCATCCAGCTGTATAACACCATGCTTTGTTTTAATATTCTGGGCATTGAGGAATAGCCCCAGGACTGTAAGGAATATGATAATACCTCGTTTCATACAATCAGATTTCTACATCAAAAAAAAAGTGTAACCAAAGTTACACTTTCTTGAAAATATATTTAGCTTTTCATTTAATTATTCGCAAAGGATAATCCCTTTGTTATGATTAAATTCTACAACACCACTGATAATAGGATAAGAAAAAACAGAGTCTTTTTCATTTTCTTTGGTGAAGTTTTTAGCATAAGCTTCATTGATGGCTTTCGCATACAATTTTACTTTGCCTCCCACTAAAGAAGAAACGATGCCTGCGTGGTTTTTCATGATGTGAAATTCACCGTGCTTACCCGGCAGCAGTACAGAATCTACTTCTCCTTCAAAAACTACGTATTCTGGTGTTAAAATTTTTATATTCATTTTTTATGAATTATAGATTAGATTTTAAATTTTAAATGATATTGTCAATCTAAAATTTAAAATTTCTTAAGCGTTTTCAGCTAGCATTTTTTGTCCGGCTTCAATAGCTTCTTCAATGGTTCCTTTAAGGTTGAAAGCTGCTTCCGGCAAGTGATCCAGTTCCCCGTCGATAATCATGTTGAAACCTTTGATGGTATCTTTGATGTCTACCAGTGATCCCGGGATACCTGTAAACTGTTCTGCAACGTGAAAAGGCTGAGATAAGAATCTCTGAACTTTTCTTGCACGGTATACTACTGCCTTATCTTCTTCGGAAAGTTCTTCCATACCTAAGATAGCAATGATATCCTGAAGTGCTTTGTATCTCTGAAGGATTTCTTTTACTCTCTGTGCACAGTTGTAGTGCTCTTCACCGATGATTTCCGGAGCAAGGATTCTTGAAGTGGAAGCCAAAGGATCAACCGCAGGATAGATACCTAATGAAGCGATCTTTCTGTCCAGTACCGTAGTTGCATCCAAGTGGGCAAACGTTGTTGCAGGAGCCGGGTCAGTTAAGTCATCCGCAGGTACATATACTGCCTGTACGGAAGTAATAGATCCGTTTTTAGTGGAAGTAATCCTTTCCTGCATTGCTCCCATCTCAGAAGCAAGTGTCGGCTGGTAACCTACCGCAGAAGGCATACGTCCTAAAAGTGCAGATACCTCAGAACCTGCCTGTGTGAAACGGAAGATATTATCTACGAAGAACAATACGTCTCTTCCCTGTCCGCTTTCTCCACCGTCTCTATAGTATTCAGCCAATGTAAGACCTGAAAGGGCTACTCTCGCTCTTGCACCTGGCGGCTCGTTCATCTGTCCGAAAACGAAAGCTGCTTTAGAATCTTTCATGGCTTCTGTATCCACTTTAGAAAGATCCCATCCTCCGTTTTCCATAGAGTGCATAAAATCTTCACCATACTTTATGATTCCTGATTCAAGCATCTCTCTCAAAAGGTCATTTCCTTCTCTCGTTCTTTCCCCTACACCGGCGAAAACCGAAAGACCTCCGTGTCCTTTAGCAATATTGTTAATCAACTCCTGGATCAATACAGTTTTACCTACACCGGCACCACCGAACAAACCAATTTTACCTCCTTTTGCATAAGGCTCAACAAGGTCGATTACTTTAATACCCGTAAATAAAACTTCTGCAGAAGTTGAAAGCTGATCAAATTTAGGAGCTTCTCTGTGAATTGGTAAACCTCCTTCTTTGGAAATATTAGGCATTCCGTCGATAGCATCACCTACTACGTTGAAAAGTCTTCCGTTTACAGCCTCACCGATAGGCATGGTAATAGGATTTCCGTATCCGATTACATCCTGACCTCTTTTGAGACCATCAGTCGCGTCCATTGCAATACATCTTACTGTATCTTCTCCAATATGCTGCTCTACCTCTAAAACTACTTTTTCACCGTTTTCTTTGGTAATTTCTAACGCGTCATAAATACTTGGAACAGCTTCCACATCAGTAAAGACTACGTCGATTACCGGACCAATAATTTGAGAAATTTTTCCTTTAATTTGGTTTGCCATTGCTAAATTTTTTCTTGGTGCAAATATAATGATTCTTCATTAACCCGCAATTGGTAAAAAACAGATTTTTATCATACTTTTACGAATGCGGTAACGTAAGGATTCAGCGGTATTATCCTGCACAAATTTTATGAATGCTAATGGTCTGGTCTTAGGCACATACATTCATACATTATTTCCTATATTTGCAGTCAAAATTTTTCCGTTTTGAACGTTTATAAAAATTTCACCGAATACACTTCACACAAGCCTCTGGCCCTGTCTTTAGGGATGTTTGACGGTGTGCACATCGGGCATAAAAGCATCATTGATGAACTGACCAAGACCGGACAGGAGAAAAATCTGGAGACCGCCATTCTAACTTTCTGGCCCCATCCGAGATTTGTCTTCAATCCTGATGAAGACCTGAAGCTCCTGAATACGCTGGAAGAAAAGACCGGCCTGATGGAAAGATACGGTATCCAAAATCTTTTCCTGAAAGAATTTGACGCTGAATTCCGAAACCTGACCGGGGAAGAATTCGTAAGGAAAATCTTAATTGATATTCTGAATGTGAAATACCTGATCATCGGCTACGATCATTCTTTCGGTAAAAATAAAAGCGGGAATTTTGAACTGCTCCAGAAGCTGTCCGGGGAACTGGATTTTGAAGTGGAACAGATGGAAGCGATCAATATTCACGAAAATAACATCAGCTCCACCAAAATCCGCAAAGCACTTTTAACGGGAAACATTAAGGAAGCCAATGAAATGCTGGGATATTCCTATTCTGTTTCAGGAACCGTTGTTCACGGGAAAAAGATCGGAAGGACCATAGGTTACCCTACCGCTAATATTGAAACAGATTCCATTAAGCTTCTGCCTAAAAAAGGAGCTTATATTGTTGAAGTTTTTGTACACGGCAAGCAATACAAAGGGATGCTGAGCGTTGGAACCAATCCTACGGTAAATGGAGAAAAACTCACTGTAGAAGTTTATATCCTTGATTTTGAAGGAGACATTTACGGGAAAGACATCACGGTGAAATTCCGGGATTTCCTCCATGACGAAATCAAGTTTGAAGGCATGGACAAACTGATTGAAAGACTGGATGAAGACAAAAGGCTGACAAAAACTTTTCCTTTTTAAAATAAAAAGCTTGCAGATTGATCTGCAAGCTTTTTTGATTACTTATAACCTAATATCTGATTTTCTGCATTAATAGCCTCTTCCACAAATTTTTTAAACTCAGGATATTGGCTTGCTTTAATATTATTCCAAGGAGTATCTGCTGTTCTGGTGATTTTTAACCTGTTATTTTTCTGCAGTTCATAATTAACCGAATAGGTGAAATTCTGGTACACCAGGGTTTTATTCTCAGGGATTTCCACAAACTTCATGGCGTCGGGAATATTCAGGTAAATTTCTTCTGTATATTTATTCTGCTTTTCATATTTCGTATACAGGATATCTGTCTTTCTGTTTTCCGTAGCCACCACTTCCTTTGTGAAAGGCTTGGTCATAAAGGGTACTTTCATGATCTTCAGGCTTCCCACGGACTGTGGTTTATCGTTGATGCTGAACTGCACCTCATAAGAAAGCGGTTTGGCAGTAAGATCCTTTCCGTCAATCAGCTTAACCGTCTTCACACTGATGACCTTATCCAGAAGCGAGCCGAATTCTTCCTCTATGCTCTTCTTACGTGAATCATCGGTCTGGGAATCCTGGAAGAAATCGTTATAAAAGCTTTTGGATTCCGCTGTCAGGTACTGTTTGGTAATGAAATTCTGGCTATCACCACTTACATTGACTTCACTCACTGTCTTGAACAGCGACCTGGTATTGTTATCTGCCGGAATCTCAATGAGGCCGGCAGTTCCCGCCGCATTCTTATCGGTATAAATAACGAGTGCTTTTGCCCTGTAGTTTGCTTTGACCACAGAATTAAACGGAAGGAACTTATTCGTCATCTCCAGGAATGTTTCTTTGCCATTCAGGTTTGTCTTAACAATACAGTGATTAAAGCTTAGATTCGGTAAAATCAGTCGCTGTGCCGAATTATCATTGGTCTGTACTAATACTAAATTAGACTGTAAACCCGCCTGGTTACCGAGGATTACGAATAAAGCAGAAAGATCTTTACAGTCGCCCAGTTTGGTACTGAGCGTTTTTGACGGTTTTTGCGGTATATAACCGCTTTGCCGAAAATCTACTGAACTGTAGGTAATATTCTTTTCAATATAATTGTAAATCTTTTCAGCCTTTTCAGTATCACTCATTCCCGAAATACCGGCAGGAAAAATTTCTTTAAATGCCTTCTCTACCACTTTATCCGTAACCAGACTTTTTCTTGTGAGGTCTGCATACCAGTTAGCTATCTCCTGCCATGTCCTGATCGAATTTGCGGTTACAGAAATGGTGGCGTCATAGAAACTCGGTCCGAAATATTCATCAAGGTCTATTTCATCCAGGTGATCCAGCTTCCAGGTCTGGTATAGTTTACCACCCATGATCTTCTTTGTGGATGGGACTTCCCTGGTATTGCTTTTTACCTGGTAACTGAGGTTTTCCGGAGTAATTACGGTAAAAGTGGATTCTACCACAGGATATTCTGAATTGAAATAAGAACAGAGATTGAAATCTTTGTAAAACCTGCCGCTATTTCTCTCCAGGCTTTCTTTCTGGATTACAATCGCATCGCCTACTGCAAGATTGGTAAAGACGATCTGGTCTTCAGATTTTTCTCCGGGAATAATGCTTCCGTTCGGCTTTACAATTTCAGCTTTTATGATGTCGTCATCGTAATTGATTGCATATTCCTTCAATTCCTCAATACCGTTTTCTGAAGTGATTTCATAAGCATAGGTGCTCCTTTTCTTAAATCCTCCTTCCGGATAAACATTTACAATATATTCATCCAGCAGTGTGGTCACTCCCCTCTTGCCTTTTGCAGTCGTATTCCTGCGTTCTTTTACCAGCTTATACAGATCTTTGATGCCTGCTTTATCAATCTCATCCTGTGTCTGGTCAAGATCACGGATGAGTTTGTGCATCTGTTCATTTTGCGTATTATGGGACAGAGAAAGCTTAGCAAACTGTACAGCCTCTGTCTTTTTGTTCATTTTTGCAAGATAGTCAGCCTTTGTGGCAAGAAGTGAGTAAGAATATGGAAAATTGGCCAAGGCGTCTTCAAGTTCCTTCCCATATTCGGAATTTTGAACGTCATCTTCAAGAAGATCAATGTACTGTGTCCTGAAGGTATTAATTGAAGGATAGATTTCTATATATTTCCGGAGGATTTTTTTCTGGTCTTCCACCCTGTTTGATTTCTTATACAGGCTGAAAAGATAATTCATTACTTCAGGGCTGCTCTTAACCGCATACACGTCTTCAAATTTTTTAATTGTGGAAGTCTGGTCCTTTTTGTCCATGTCTTCCATAAGTGTGAAAATACTGAAGAACTTTTCATTATTGGCAAAGTTTTTTTTCAGGTCGGCAATATGTATCTTAGCCTCATCCATATTCCTGTTTCTCAGTGCAATTGCCATATCAAAGAAGCTGGCCATAGGTTTGGCCTTGGTTTTCTTTAGGATGTCCCTGTATTTTTCCAGTTCCTGAATAGACATATGATTAAATTTTTCACTGTCTCCGATTTTCATGATCGGGACAACAAAATATTCAGAATCATTGATTTCAACATTCTTGAAGACCTCATTTATTTTTTCCTTGTCATCGATATTGGTATAATAAGAAGCCAAAAGTCCCTGCACCACAGAAGATTTCGGATATGATTTCAGCATCTGATCTATGATTTCTTTTGCCTGGTCGTTCTGATGGTTATTAAGATAGCCGGAAGCCAGTAGATATTTATAAAAAAAGCTGTCCGGATTCTGAGATACTTTTTCTTTCAGCAACCGTTCAAATTTCAGGGGAAGCTCTTTTGCCTGCAGCTGTGCCGGGGAGCTTTTCTGGTAGTCTTTATATGTGTCGAAATATTTAAGATCGGATATCCTCTGTAAATTGGTATCAAAAGGAACCACCATAAAGGCATTTTTTGATTCTTTTACGTCAAACTTCAGCAGGAGCCTGTTCATCCCCTTCGGTAAAGTGACTTCCACCATATGAGCGCCCAGATTAGAATAGCCATCTGTTGTGCTTGAAAGAACTTCTGCATCATTCAA
This genomic window contains:
- a CDS encoding B12-binding domain-containing radical SAM protein, with product MKDLLLITPPFTQLNTPYPATAYIKGFLNTKGVSCYQADLGIEVILSLFSKNGLADIFDVPIALHEVSDNSQRIFTLKDEYLKTIDQVILFLQGKNPTLARQVCSMNFLPEASRFNQLDDMEFAFGNMGLQDKAKHLATLYLEDISDYIVENIDADFGFSRYAERLGKSAYSFDELYAKLNGNTTFIDEITLQILKDKMDTVQPKLVCFSVPFPGNLYSAFRCAQWIKEYFPHVKTAMGGGFPNTELREIKDTRVFGFFDFITLDDGELPLELLHQSLQGQENPEFKRTFLIENGQVTYKNNSPRHDYRQADIGTPDYSDLLLDRYVSVIEIANPMHSLWSDGRWNKLTMAHGCYWGKCTFCDISLDYIKIYEPISAKILVDRMEELILTTGETGFHFVDEAAPPALMREVALEILRRNLVVTWWTNIRFEKSFTRDLCFLLKISGCVAVSGGLEVAGDRLLKLIDKGVSVAQVADVTRNFTEAGIMVHAYLMYGYPTQTVQETVDSLEMVRQLFEMGIVQSGFWHQFAMTAHSPVGLNPEAFGVIPVRQDIQFAHNDVDFKDRTGIDHNRFSFGLKKSLFNYMHGINFELPLQDWFDFKIPPTTIHPDYIHDCLLENDDFKFRPNSKIIFLAKNVIAENRVKIKKKYSGAYTLLTFHLKTNIVKAEMEQDHAEWLMGILKEHTVENPKKLMLQQLKTYFEEQFENFELFWFSKPMQQLKENGVILCL
- the atpD gene encoding F0F1 ATP synthase subunit beta, coding for MANQIKGKISQIIGPVIDVVFTDVEAVPSIYDALEITKENGEKVVLEVEQHIGEDTVRCIAMDATDGLKRGQDVIGYGNPITMPIGEAVNGRLFNVVGDAIDGMPNISKEGGLPIHREAPKFDQLSTSAEVLFTGIKVIDLVEPYAKGGKIGLFGGAGVGKTVLIQELINNIAKGHGGLSVFAGVGERTREGNDLLREMLESGIIKYGEDFMHSMENGGWDLSKVDTEAMKDSKAAFVFGQMNEPPGARARVALSGLTLAEYYRDGGESGQGRDVLFFVDNIFRFTQAGSEVSALLGRMPSAVGYQPTLASEMGAMQERITSTKNGSITSVQAVYVPADDLTDPAPATTFAHLDATTVLDRKIASLGIYPAVDPLASTSRILAPEIIGEEHYNCAQRVKEILQRYKALQDIIAILGMEELSEEDKAVVYRARKVQRFLSQPFHVAEQFTGIPGSLVDIKDTIKGFNMIIDGELDHLPEAAFNLKGTIEEAIEAGQKMLAENA
- a CDS encoding DUF3857 domain-containing protein encodes the protein MRKIFISAVYFLSVSAFAQSKEQSKTWELLLNNNRGEARAYYDKNLKEHKTKDFENLFLDAMIDEEMGQMIFDDTFIRRFSEFNLDESYLYPIFKKSFMLSDYETEGLDDNSYKKIDFLAQHPVYGNNLSVIEYKATLDRIRNNPKSADEYLSKIKRIDHWQFAGVFENLNGSGLYNEYEPENHANSDRLFNANSLGNVGWYNRKFPSNDGFEFFMNETEYGRGIMYAQSFIENPAERKMIFEVEINTEFRLFLNDAEVLSSTTDGYSNLGAHMVEVTLPKGMNRLLLKFDVKESKNAFMVVPFDTNLQRISDLKYFDTYKDYQKSSPAQLQAKELPLKFERLLKEKVSQNPDSFFYKYLLASGYLNNHQNDQAKEIIDQMLKSYPKSSVVQGLLASYYTNIDDKEKINEVFKNVEINDSEYFVVPIMKIGDSEKFNHMSIQELEKYRDILKKTKAKPMASFFDMAIALRNRNMDEAKIHIADLKKNFANNEKFFSIFTLMEDMDKKDQTSTIKKFEDVYAVKSSPEVMNYLFSLYKKSNRVEDQKKILRKYIEIYPSINTFRTQYIDLLEDDVQNSEYGKELEDALANFPYSYSLLATKADYLAKMNKKTEAVQFAKLSLSHNTQNEQMHKLIRDLDQTQDEIDKAGIKDLYKLVKERRNTTAKGKRGVTTLLDEYIVNVYPEGGFKKRSTYAYEITSENGIEELKEYAINYDDDIIKAEIVKPNGSIIPGEKSEDQIVFTNLAVGDAIVIQKESLERNSGRFYKDFNLCSYFNSEYPVVESTFTVITPENLSYQVKSNTREVPSTKKIMGGKLYQTWKLDHLDEIDLDEYFGPSFYDATISVTANSIRTWQEIANWYADLTRKSLVTDKVVEKAFKEIFPAGISGMSDTEKAEKIYNYIEKNITYSSVDFRQSGYIPQKPSKTLSTKLGDCKDLSALFVILGNQAGLQSNLVLVQTNDNSAQRLILPNLSFNHCIVKTNLNGKETFLEMTNKFLPFNSVVKANYRAKALVIYTDKNAAGTAGLIEIPADNNTRSLFKTVSEVNVSGDSQNFITKQYLTAESKSFYNDFFQDSQTDDSRKKSIEEEFGSLLDKVISVKTVKLIDGKDLTAKPLSYEVQFSINDKPQSVGSLKIMKVPFMTKPFTKEVVATENRKTDILYTKYEKQNKYTEEIYLNIPDAMKFVEIPENKTLVYQNFTYSVNYELQKNNRLKITRTADTPWNNIKASQYPEFKKFVEEAINAENQILGYK
- a CDS encoding FoF1 ATP synthase subunit delta/epsilon; this encodes MNIKILTPEYVVFEGEVDSVLLPGKHGEFHIMKNHAGIVSSLVGGKVKLYAKAINEAYAKNFTKENEKDSVFSYPIISGVVEFNHNKGIILCE
- a CDS encoding GDSL-type esterase/lipase family protein — translated: MKITRKSISFLFVLFLINGHAQEIENSDVLKPFTEKLKQNTVSTILFMGDSHIQADWLTSYLRKKFQDRYGNAGRGLVFPYNVANTNGAEDFESASNQAWETFRLVHEQKLFPEMGASGFVIGSKENPFLEITFKNPEDRFDRLFIYHDKNMDGQEFSVYTEQQPLKNFIIKKTEQLSHTAAEGETFHEMVSKYNNTTTRFRQLNGDKILNPVAGNVYKVERNYFDYNPDFEHYITLIRKQKFTGFKTEVDFAQPQNVFLMRTNLPGGIFYGFQFLKNTDRGVVFNTVGVNGATYGDFLKYPLQVQQLKTIAPDILIIALGTNEAFAPIEKEEFQNNIATLIQKFREAAPGLPVLLISPPDNMPKQNRVPEIISWLRESAAANKAAFFNLYTASGGKGSFRKAQLKKQASGDGVHYVKPGYENQAELIWKAFSKLFTGGRN
- a CDS encoding bifunctional riboflavin kinase/FAD synthetase; the encoded protein is MNVYKNFTEYTSHKPLALSLGMFDGVHIGHKSIIDELTKTGQEKNLETAILTFWPHPRFVFNPDEDLKLLNTLEEKTGLMERYGIQNLFLKEFDAEFRNLTGEEFVRKILIDILNVKYLIIGYDHSFGKNKSGNFELLQKLSGELDFEVEQMEAINIHENNISSTKIRKALLTGNIKEANEMLGYSYSVSGTVVHGKKIGRTIGYPTANIETDSIKLLPKKGAYIVEVFVHGKQYKGMLSVGTNPTVNGEKLTVEVYILDFEGDIYGKDITVKFRDFLHDEIKFEGMDKLIERLDEDKRLTKTFPF